One region of Azoarcus sp. CIB genomic DNA includes:
- a CDS encoding ATP-binding protein — protein MAEAFEMQALMTGNTEVDERLGRLIGGFEARIEELTRELERERQLMAELVARVERTQSQLLQSEKMAAIGQLAAGVAHEINNPVGFVGSNLGSLASYVDRLFALLAAYEQLEQVLPPEHPARAAIAQARGAAEVDYLREDIPDLLRESADGLTRVKHIVNDLKDFSRSDAGEWQETDLNRGLESTLNVVWNEIKYKAQIVREFGELPKVRCIPAQINQVFMNLLVNAAQAIDTSGTITLRSGASEEQVWIEIIDTGKGMSSEVQARIFEPFFTTKPAGKGTGLGLSISSDIVKRHKGVLEVFSQPGEGTRFRIVLPLHANDAEQQPAGT, from the coding sequence ATGGCAGAGGCGTTTGAGATGCAGGCCCTGATGACGGGCAACACGGAAGTCGACGAGCGCCTCGGGCGTCTGATCGGCGGATTCGAGGCGCGGATTGAGGAATTGACGCGCGAACTGGAGCGCGAACGCCAGCTGATGGCCGAGCTGGTTGCGCGCGTGGAACGGACTCAGAGCCAGCTGCTGCAATCCGAGAAGATGGCCGCCATCGGCCAGCTCGCCGCCGGCGTCGCGCACGAGATCAACAATCCGGTCGGCTTCGTGGGCTCGAACCTCGGCTCGCTCGCGTCCTACGTGGACCGCCTGTTCGCCCTGCTCGCCGCATACGAGCAGCTCGAGCAGGTGCTGCCGCCCGAGCATCCGGCGCGCGCCGCGATCGCGCAAGCGCGCGGCGCGGCCGAGGTCGACTACCTGCGCGAGGACATTCCCGACCTGCTGCGGGAGTCGGCCGACGGACTGACGCGCGTCAAGCACATCGTCAACGACCTCAAGGATTTCTCGCGTTCCGATGCGGGCGAATGGCAGGAGACCGACCTCAACCGCGGTCTCGAGAGCACCCTCAACGTGGTGTGGAACGAGATCAAGTACAAGGCGCAGATCGTGCGCGAGTTCGGCGAACTGCCCAAGGTGCGCTGTATTCCGGCACAGATCAACCAAGTCTTCATGAATCTGCTGGTCAATGCCGCGCAGGCGATCGATACGTCGGGAACGATCACGCTGCGCAGCGGCGCCAGCGAAGAGCAGGTGTGGATCGAAATCATCGACACCGGCAAGGGCATGTCGTCCGAAGTGCAGGCGCGTATCTTCGAACCCTTCTTCACGACCAAGCCGGCGGGCAAGGGGACCGGTCTCGGACTGTCGATCTCGTCCGACATCGTGAAGCGGCACAAGGGTGTGCTCGAAGTGTTCAGCCAGCCGGGCGAGGGCACGCGTTTTCGCATCGTGCTGCCGCTGCACGCGAATGACGCGGAACAGCAGCCTGCCGGAACATGA
- a CDS encoding ATP-binding protein, translated as MSSLSDLMLDHSSEMMLLVDPGSLRIVMANQLVIPTLGYPRAELVAMTITDIESSLQDVFYWEDVHNGQYQEIEGQEGLYRCADGSMLSVVKSVRVVAHDNAPLILVLARDTRHERQVEDTLEQTLSQLRATLESTADGILVIDWQGNITNMNRLFSSMWGIPDELLLERNDTAILEFIAGRVMEGDLCRARLRATVDSAETEDLHRLTDGRVFECKSRPQYIGERIVGRVFGYSDITERTRAEEALRESRDRLEDRVRERTAELEKANATLQAEKQHQQTLIRKLEEAQNQLLQSEKMASIGQLAAGVAHEINNPVGFVNSNLGTLQRYAEDMLRLLSAYEGIEGSLTAEQSEAIARVKKEIDAAYLREDIGDLLTESLDGLQRVKRIVQDLKDFSHVGKAERELANLEAGLESTLNVVWNEIKYKADVVKEYGNPPAIECFPSQLNQVLMNLLVNAAHAIEDHGRITLRTGYDENVVWVEVEDTGRGIRPDHLSRIFEPFFTTKEVGKGTGLGLSLSYGIVSRHHGCIEVKSELGKGSVFRVVLPRHLPVEAVASK; from the coding sequence ATGAGTAGCCTTTCCGATCTGATGTTGGATCACAGCTCAGAGATGATGCTGCTGGTCGATCCGGGGTCCCTGCGCATCGTCATGGCCAATCAGCTTGTGATCCCGACTCTCGGTTATCCGCGAGCGGAGTTGGTCGCGATGACCATTACGGACATCGAAAGCTCATTACAGGACGTCTTCTATTGGGAGGACGTGCACAACGGGCAGTATCAGGAGATCGAAGGGCAGGAAGGGCTGTATCGATGTGCAGACGGATCGATGTTGTCCGTGGTGAAATCGGTCCGGGTTGTCGCGCATGACAATGCTCCTCTCATCCTTGTTTTGGCGCGTGACACGAGGCACGAACGCCAGGTCGAGGACACGCTCGAACAGACGCTGTCCCAACTGCGGGCAACCCTCGAGTCGACAGCTGACGGCATTCTCGTGATCGACTGGCAGGGCAATATCACCAACATGAATCGACTCTTCAGCAGCATGTGGGGGATTCCCGACGAATTGCTGCTCGAGCGCAACGACACGGCGATCCTGGAGTTTATCGCCGGACGCGTCATGGAAGGCGACCTCTGTCGCGCACGCTTGCGTGCCACCGTGGATAGTGCCGAGACGGAAGATCTGCATCGATTGACCGATGGTCGTGTATTCGAGTGCAAGTCCCGTCCCCAGTACATTGGCGAACGAATCGTCGGTCGGGTATTCGGGTACAGCGATATCACCGAACGTACGCGCGCGGAGGAAGCTCTGCGGGAGTCACGGGACCGCCTCGAAGATCGGGTTCGCGAACGTACGGCCGAGCTTGAGAAGGCCAATGCCACGTTGCAGGCCGAGAAACAGCATCAGCAGACCTTGATTCGGAAACTCGAGGAAGCCCAAAACCAGTTGCTCCAGTCGGAAAAAATGGCGTCGATTGGTCAACTTGCGGCAGGGGTCGCGCATGAGATCAACAATCCCGTCGGTTTCGTGAATTCCAACCTGGGGACTCTGCAGCGCTATGCCGAAGATATGTTGCGTTTGCTATCCGCGTACGAGGGCATCGAAGGTTCACTGACGGCGGAGCAGTCGGAAGCAATTGCGCGCGTGAAAAAGGAAATCGACGCCGCATACTTGCGTGAGGACATCGGCGACCTGTTGACGGAATCGCTTGACGGTTTGCAGCGTGTCAAACGCATTGTCCAGGATCTGAAGGATTTCTCTCACGTCGGCAAGGCCGAGCGCGAACTGGCGAATCTGGAAGCGGGTCTCGAGAGCACACTCAACGTCGTATGGAACGAGATCAAATACAAGGCCGATGTCGTCAAAGAGTACGGGAATCCTCCCGCGATCGAATGTTTCCCGTCACAGCTCAATCAGGTACTCATGAACCTGTTGGTAAATGCGGCCCACGCGATCGAGGATCACGGGCGCATCACGCTGCGTACCGGATATGACGAGAATGTGGTCTGGGTCGAAGTCGAAGATACGGGAAGGGGGATTCGGCCGGACCATCTGAGCCGTATTTTCGAGCCGTTCTTCACGACCAAGGAGGTCGGCAAGGGGACCGGACTCGGCCTGTCCTTGTCCTACGGAATCGTTAGCCGACACCATGGATGCATCGAGGTCAAGAGCGAACTCGGAAAAGGGTCCGTGTTTCGAGTGGTTCTGCCGCGACATTTACCGGTCGAGGCCGTGGCGTCGAAGTGA
- a CDS encoding HD-GYP domain-containing protein, whose translation MPENNTVTMDQLRIGLYVVLDLSWFQHPFAFSQFKIKSEDQIRDIRSLGLTTVRYNPALSDMAAGQQPAPVAPAVASDTAPEAEAIGPGTISAPPESSPEIQPALAAKRALVERIRTQREAAARVENAFVNAARAIRDIERNLYSNPKETVQQATHLVTQIADSILCAPDLAIHVMGDRTGGEELYFHSLNVAMLSLMIARDLGVPQEVFGALGMGALLHDIGRKEVPDKILLKTEPMTQAERNLYQMHCRFGVEIGHRLQLSAPVLEIIRDHHELFDGTGYPAGLKGDAIGVMPRIVSVANYYDELCNPVDVANALTPHDALSTMFAKLRSKFDPRMLQAFIRCLGVYPPGTIVQLSNGLIAMVATVNTAKPMKPIIVIYDENIPKEEAILVDLAREQDLNIAKAIRPAQVPVEIYNYLSPRKRVSYYFDAGKSGQETVAR comes from the coding sequence ATGCCGGAAAATAACACCGTCACGATGGATCAGTTGCGGATCGGACTCTATGTCGTGCTCGATCTCAGCTGGTTTCAACATCCCTTCGCGTTCAGTCAGTTCAAGATCAAATCCGAGGATCAGATCAGGGATATCCGGAGCCTTGGGCTGACGACGGTACGCTACAATCCGGCGCTGAGCGATATGGCAGCGGGGCAACAGCCTGCGCCTGTCGCGCCAGCGGTGGCGTCGGACACCGCCCCCGAGGCGGAGGCAATCGGCCCGGGGACGATATCCGCGCCGCCGGAATCGAGCCCGGAAATCCAGCCGGCGCTCGCTGCCAAACGAGCGCTCGTGGAGCGGATTCGGACGCAGCGTGAGGCTGCCGCGCGCGTGGAGAACGCTTTCGTGAATGCCGCAAGGGCGATTCGCGACATTGAAAGGAATCTGTACTCGAATCCCAAGGAAACGGTGCAGCAGGCAACGCACTTGGTGACCCAGATCGCCGATTCGATTCTATGTGCGCCTGATCTGGCAATCCACGTGATGGGCGATCGCACAGGCGGCGAGGAGCTGTATTTTCACTCGCTGAACGTGGCGATGCTGTCACTGATGATCGCCCGTGATCTCGGGGTGCCCCAGGAGGTCTTCGGGGCGCTAGGCATGGGCGCGCTGCTTCACGACATCGGACGCAAGGAAGTTCCGGACAAGATCCTGCTGAAGACCGAACCGATGACTCAGGCGGAGCGCAATCTTTACCAGATGCACTGTCGGTTCGGTGTGGAAATCGGCCATCGCCTGCAGCTGTCCGCGCCCGTGCTCGAGATCATCCGGGACCACCATGAGCTGTTTGACGGCACCGGCTATCCGGCCGGCCTCAAAGGGGATGCGATCGGCGTCATGCCGCGCATCGTCTCAGTTGCCAACTATTATGACGAGCTCTGCAACCCGGTGGATGTCGCGAACGCGCTGACGCCGCATGATGCACTTTCGACGATGTTTGCGAAACTGCGCAGCAAGTTCGATCCGCGCATGCTTCAGGCATTTATCCGTTGCCTCGGGGTCTATCCTCCCGGAACGATCGTGCAACTCTCGAACGGCCTGATTGCAATGGTAGCGACGGTAAATACTGCCAAACCGATGAAGCCGATAATTGTCATATATGACGAAAATATTCCGAAGGAAGAGGCGATCCTGGTCGATTTGGCAAGGGAGCAGGACCTGAATATCGCGAAGGCGATCCGTCCTGCTCAAGTTCCGGTCGAGATATATAACTACCTGAGCCCGCGCAAGCGCGTCAGCTACTATTTCGATGCAGGAAAATCCGGACAGGAGACGGTGGCCCGATGA
- a CDS encoding ATPase, T2SS/T4P/T4SS family: protein MSNYAAFFTGQKDAAAPAGTAAAERPRYRILFVDDEPSILKALTRIFRAEAYEILTAGSGAEALARLKEAPVQVIISDYMMPGMNGADLLKQVKSLYPETIRIMLTGHADTGAVMGAINDGAVYKFILKPWNDDDLRVTVSLALEQFDLVQKNRALSLENAKKTKEISALSRMAVSNRSQLGTMLHKKGLITSAQWQELTRQQGIQKEPLIRLLLDRGWVAEKTLRKILREELLVEEVSLGEFRVDRAVAELIPRSFCRKQLIMPLKLEGRRLMLAVADPMDAGLIDDIRFTAGLDLKVVMADLAAIQAKIAEVYGDDDGVDVRDLETMVGIVDPYEGIEIVIDDDEAVPLDELLASTNEPPAIRLVNAILLEAIRLGASDIHIQPKTKNVVVRLRIDGVLQDKIQIPHALHSPLVSRLKIMAELDISERRRPQDGRITVKSPLRIVDLRISTLPTINGEKVVMRILDRNSQVLSLAGLGFGEAGLAKVRVMVDKPQGLLLATGPTGSGKTTTLYSLLQANASPTKNYITIEDPVEYYLDNAGQVLVREKIGLTFPVVLRSILRQDPDVVLIGEIRDYETAEVAFHTALTGHQVLSTLHTNSALATIARLLDLGLKPFIVASALEGVIAQRLVRRICRQCRRQVEVDRTLAARLGPRFDSLQTAFVGEGCVQCGGSGYHGRLGLYEILLPDENMRDLITRSASIREITAHVRANGHESLWDDARKKIALGETSLEETLRVLGPEPE, encoded by the coding sequence ATGAGCAATTACGCCGCCTTCTTCACCGGTCAGAAAGACGCCGCCGCGCCGGCTGGGACGGCCGCCGCGGAGCGGCCGCGCTACCGCATCCTGTTCGTCGACGACGAACCTTCGATCCTGAAGGCACTGACCCGCATCTTCCGCGCCGAGGCGTACGAGATCCTGACTGCCGGCAGCGGTGCCGAGGCGCTAGCGCGGCTCAAGGAGGCGCCGGTGCAGGTCATCATCAGCGACTACATGATGCCGGGCATGAACGGCGCCGACCTGCTCAAGCAGGTCAAGAGCCTGTACCCGGAGACCATCCGCATCATGCTCACCGGTCATGCCGACACCGGCGCGGTGATGGGCGCGATCAACGATGGCGCGGTGTACAAGTTCATCCTCAAGCCGTGGAACGACGACGACCTGCGCGTCACCGTATCGCTCGCGCTCGAGCAATTCGACTTGGTGCAGAAGAACCGCGCGCTGAGCCTCGAGAACGCGAAGAAGACCAAGGAGATCTCGGCGCTGTCGCGCATGGCGGTGTCCAACCGTAGCCAGCTCGGCACGATGCTGCACAAGAAGGGGCTGATCACCAGCGCGCAGTGGCAGGAGCTCACCCGCCAGCAGGGTATCCAGAAGGAACCGCTGATCCGCCTGCTGCTCGACCGCGGCTGGGTGGCGGAGAAGACGCTGCGCAAGATCCTGCGCGAGGAACTGCTGGTCGAAGAGGTGTCGCTCGGCGAATTCCGTGTCGATCGGGCCGTCGCGGAGCTGATTCCGCGCAGCTTCTGCCGCAAGCAGTTGATCATGCCGCTCAAGCTCGAGGGGCGGCGCCTGATGCTGGCGGTGGCCGATCCGATGGACGCCGGCCTGATCGACGACATCCGCTTCACCGCCGGCCTCGACCTGAAAGTCGTGATGGCGGACTTGGCGGCGATCCAGGCGAAGATCGCCGAGGTCTACGGCGACGACGACGGCGTCGACGTCCGCGACCTCGAGACCATGGTCGGCATCGTCGATCCCTACGAGGGCATCGAGATCGTCATCGACGACGACGAGGCCGTGCCGCTCGACGAGTTGCTTGCCTCGACCAACGAGCCGCCCGCGATCCGGCTCGTCAATGCGATCCTGCTCGAGGCGATCCGTCTGGGCGCCTCCGACATCCACATCCAGCCCAAGACCAAGAACGTCGTCGTGCGCTTGCGCATCGACGGCGTGCTGCAGGACAAGATCCAGATTCCGCACGCGCTGCACAGCCCGCTCGTGTCGCGGCTGAAGATCATGGCCGAACTCGACATCTCCGAGCGCCGCCGCCCCCAGGACGGGCGCATCACCGTCAAGTCGCCGCTGCGCATCGTCGACCTGCGCATCTCGACGCTGCCGACGATCAACGGCGAGAAGGTCGTGATGCGCATCCTCGACCGCAACTCCCAGGTCCTGAGCCTCGCCGGCCTCGGTTTCGGCGAGGCCGGCCTGGCCAAGGTACGGGTGATGGTCGACAAGCCGCAGGGGCTGCTGCTGGCGACCGGCCCCACCGGCAGCGGCAAGACCACGACGCTGTATTCGCTGCTGCAGGCGAACGCATCGCCGACCAAGAATTACATCACTATCGAGGACCCGGTCGAGTACTACCTCGATAACGCCGGACAGGTGCTGGTGCGCGAGAAGATCGGCCTCACCTTCCCGGTCGTGTTGCGTTCCATCCTGCGCCAGGATCCCGATGTCGTGCTGATCGGCGAAATCCGGGATTACGAAACGGCCGAGGTTGCGTTCCATACCGCATTGACAGGGCATCAGGTACTATCGACTCTGCATACGAACTCCGCGCTTGCAACGATCGCACGGCTGCTCGATCTCGGCCTCAAGCCCTTCATCGTCGCCAGCGCCCTCGAAGGCGTGATCGCTCAGCGTCTGGTGCGCCGAATCTGTCGCCAGTGCCGGCGCCAGGTCGAGGTCGACCGGACGCTCGCTGCGCGCCTCGGACCGCGTTTCGACTCGCTGCAGACGGCGTTCGTGGGCGAGGGCTGCGTCCAGTGTGGTGGCAGCGGCTATCACGGGCGGCTCGGGCTGTACGAGATCCTGTTGCCGGACGAGAATATGCGCGACCTGATCACCCGCAGTGCCAGCATCCGCGAGATTACGGCCCACGTGCGCGCAAACGGGCACGAGTCGCTGTGGGACGATGCGCGGAAGAAAATTGCGCTCGGCGAGACCTCGCTCGAGGAGACCCTGCGCGTTCTCGGTCCGGAACCGGAATGA
- a CDS encoding EAL domain-containing protein has product MSASTSRHPDEDLFRSLVTQWRRGIIVTDPDEVILFANPAAAQISGYTVEELIGRKPDILKSGQTPAEVYRDLSKALDADQIWHGEFVNLRKNGELYLEARTISAIRDAAGAVRYYVSISEDLHERQRYEQHIEYLSTFDQLTGLANRAAFMRAVSAEIELARRAGQEVVLLNLDLDGFGAINNRFGADQSDRLLAEVGARVRDALRHVDLVARLSGDNFAVLLGKAAPGSEPESRDIADRLLATVARPFTIAGGPVELTASVGMAFYPADAGSADELLGCARSATHDAKAHGGNRSCRFDADMAERNGERRRLREELQLVVERGELVLHFQPQLSLHSGHIVGVEALVRWNHPQQGMLLPGAFIPLAEECGSIVAIDSWVLREACRQMQAWREEGLPPIRMAVNFSARQFRQRALRDTVADALAAYAADPRCLEIEITEGAMMQDMTAAIRVTAQLKELGVRLSLDDFGTGYSSLAYLSRFPIDVVKIDQSFIRDIVTNPANAAIVQATVAMSQKLGKVVIAEGVETEEQLQFLRRSDCDEVQGFRFSPAVPADEIARMLREGARLDLSAPLAQDARETILLVDDESSILSALRRTLRREGYEILVAGSAEEGLSMLAKHPVQVIVSDQRMPGMSGTEFLSRVKVLYPRTVRMVLSGYSEISAVTDAINRGAIYRFLSKPWDDELLKDEVRGALREWRDLYGRRPT; this is encoded by the coding sequence ATGAGTGCCTCGACTTCGCGCCACCCCGACGAGGACCTGTTCCGCTCCCTGGTCACACAATGGCGGCGCGGCATCATCGTCACCGACCCGGACGAGGTCATCCTGTTCGCCAATCCGGCTGCGGCGCAGATCTCGGGGTACACGGTCGAGGAGCTGATCGGCCGGAAGCCAGACATCCTGAAGTCCGGACAGACGCCCGCCGAAGTCTATCGCGACCTCAGCAAGGCGCTCGACGCCGACCAGATCTGGCACGGCGAGTTCGTCAATCTGCGCAAGAACGGCGAGCTGTACCTCGAGGCGCGGACGATCTCGGCGATCCGCGACGCCGCGGGGGCGGTGCGCTACTACGTCTCCATCAGCGAGGATCTCCACGAGCGGCAGCGCTATGAGCAGCACATCGAGTACCTGTCTACCTTCGACCAGCTGACCGGGCTTGCCAATCGCGCGGCGTTCATGCGCGCGGTGTCGGCGGAGATCGAGCTGGCGCGGCGAGCCGGGCAGGAGGTGGTGCTGCTGAACCTCGATCTCGACGGCTTCGGTGCGATCAACAACCGCTTCGGCGCAGACCAGTCCGATCGCCTGCTCGCCGAGGTCGGCGCACGCGTGCGGGATGCGCTGCGACACGTCGATCTGGTCGCACGCCTGAGCGGCGACAATTTCGCCGTGTTGCTCGGGAAGGCGGCCCCGGGCTCCGAACCGGAGAGCCGCGACATTGCCGACCGCCTGCTGGCGACGGTCGCCAGGCCGTTCACCATTGCCGGCGGTCCGGTGGAGCTCACCGCCTCGGTGGGAATGGCGTTCTACCCTGCCGATGCGGGTTCCGCCGACGAACTGCTCGGTTGCGCGCGCAGTGCGACGCACGATGCCAAGGCACATGGCGGCAACCGGTCGTGCCGCTTCGATGCCGACATGGCCGAGCGCAACGGCGAGCGGCGCCGCCTACGCGAGGAGCTTCAGCTCGTGGTGGAACGCGGCGAACTGGTGCTGCATTTCCAGCCGCAGCTGAGCCTGCACTCCGGCCACATCGTCGGCGTCGAGGCGCTGGTCCGCTGGAACCACCCCCAGCAGGGCATGCTGTTGCCAGGAGCTTTCATTCCCCTGGCGGAGGAGTGCGGCAGCATCGTCGCCATCGACTCCTGGGTGCTGCGCGAAGCCTGTCGCCAGATGCAGGCCTGGCGCGAGGAGGGGCTGCCTCCGATCAGGATGGCGGTCAACTTTTCGGCACGCCAGTTCCGGCAGCGCGCGCTGCGCGATACGGTCGCCGATGCGCTGGCAGCATATGCCGCCGATCCCCGTTGTCTCGAGATCGAGATCACCGAGGGCGCGATGATGCAGGACATGACGGCGGCGATCCGCGTCACGGCGCAGCTGAAGGAGCTCGGCGTGCGCCTGTCGCTCGACGATTTCGGTACCGGCTACTCGTCGCTCGCCTACCTGTCGCGTTTTCCGATCGACGTCGTCAAGATCGACCAGTCCTTCATCCGCGACATCGTCACCAATCCGGCCAATGCCGCCATCGTCCAGGCGACCGTCGCGATGTCGCAGAAGCTCGGCAAGGTGGTGATCGCCGAAGGGGTCGAGACCGAGGAGCAGCTGCAGTTTCTGCGGCGCAGCGATTGCGACGAGGTGCAAGGGTTCCGCTTTTCGCCAGCGGTTCCCGCCGACGAGATCGCGCGCATGCTGCGCGAGGGTGCGCGGCTCGACCTTTCGGCACCCCTCGCGCAGGACGCGCGGGAGACCATACTGCTCGTCGACGACGAGTCGAGCATTCTCTCGGCGTTGCGCCGCACGCTGCGCCGCGAGGGGTACGAAATCCTCGTCGCGGGCAGCGCGGAGGAGGGGCTCTCGATGCTGGCGAAACATCCCGTGCAGGTGATCGTTTCCGACCAGCGCATGCCGGGAATGAGTGGCACGGAGTTCCTGTCGCGGGTCAAGGTCCTGTATCCCAGGACGGTGCGCATGGTGCTGTCGGGTTATTCCGAAATTTCGGCGGTGACCGATGCGATCAACCGCGGGGCGATCTACCGCTTCCTCAGCAAGCCCTGGGATGACGAACTGCTCAAGGACGAGGTCCGCGGCGCGCTGCGCGAATGGCGCGACCTGTATGGCCGGCGTCCGACGTGA
- a CDS encoding ATP-binding protein codes for MPRGLSIRRYLALHVLLTGCVMLALSLVFVFSQQHTDRAEQRIFDHELAPGAMLRDIERRLLSVHAQLQGVLLDTTAPNDLRKLLAEEGALIRSGWKTFKRGHLNWVRGTEEAQLIADLDNRLPALWDFFERAEAACENNDRNELERLFRFDWSGLQPTLSGNLSALATLQERHIELARQELRMSRQHSIVLIGSLLAIGMLLLGGFAIGLLRYVMRRIAMIESALDQVAAGTGAVAIPHRPGETEMSRIADAIRRTAAHLGESHESITILLRRQQTILESLAEGLYGVDADGHIMFINPAALSMLGYAEHEVLGLPSHALFHHHHADGRPYALADCPIAASRHTGRISRRVGEVFFRKDGSSFPVEFTSAPMRDADEPPGCVVVFHDITERLEQDHLLRDTIAELQETNVRLGETQGQLLQAEKLAGLGQLAAGVAHEINNPIAFIQSDIGAFEKYLQDIFTLIDGYEALIHRQSDTGLRGAATRLHADADLDFMRDDLHTLIAESRDGLRRIARIVADLKDFSRVDDDQELAEADLVQGLESTLNVMHATIAEKADVVRDYAPLPAVRCQAGQIHQVFVNLLLNAVHAIEQHGTITVSARHCGDQVCIEVRDTGRGMEAHERQRMFDPFFTTKPVGQGIGLGLSVSYSIVRRHDGRFEVDSAPGRGTAVRVWLPVKGPAGVNA; via the coding sequence ATGCCCCGAGGGCTCAGCATCCGCCGCTACCTCGCGCTCCACGTGCTGCTCACCGGCTGCGTGATGCTCGCCCTGTCGCTGGTGTTCGTCTTTTCGCAGCAGCACACCGATCGCGCCGAACAGCGGATCTTCGACCATGAGCTCGCGCCGGGCGCCATGCTGCGCGACATCGAGCGACGCCTGCTGTCCGTGCACGCGCAATTGCAGGGGGTGCTTCTCGACACCACCGCCCCCAACGATTTACGCAAACTCCTGGCCGAGGAGGGCGCGCTGATTCGCTCCGGCTGGAAAACGTTCAAGCGTGGCCACCTGAACTGGGTGCGAGGCACGGAAGAAGCACAGCTGATCGCGGATCTCGACAACCGACTGCCCGCGCTGTGGGATTTTTTCGAACGGGCCGAAGCGGCCTGCGAAAACAATGATCGCAACGAACTGGAGCGGCTGTTCCGCTTCGACTGGTCCGGGCTGCAGCCGACGCTGTCCGGCAATCTGAGCGCGCTCGCGACGCTGCAGGAGCGCCATATCGAGCTGGCGCGCCAGGAGCTGCGCATGTCGCGACAACACTCGATAGTGCTGATCGGCTCGCTGCTCGCCATCGGCATGCTGCTCCTCGGCGGCTTCGCGATCGGACTGTTGCGCTACGTCATGCGCCGCATCGCCATGATTGAGAGCGCGCTCGACCAGGTGGCCGCCGGAACGGGGGCCGTCGCGATACCGCATCGTCCGGGCGAAACCGAGATGTCGCGGATCGCGGACGCGATCAGACGCACCGCCGCTCATCTCGGCGAAAGCCATGAGTCGATCACCATCCTGCTGCGGCGCCAGCAGACCATCCTGGAATCGCTCGCCGAGGGGCTCTACGGCGTCGATGCCGACGGGCACATCATGTTCATCAACCCTGCGGCCCTCTCGATGCTCGGATACGCCGAGCACGAGGTGCTGGGTCTGCCCTCGCATGCGCTGTTTCACCACCACCACGCGGACGGCCGGCCGTATGCACTGGCGGACTGCCCGATAGCCGCATCGCGCCATACCGGCCGGATCAGCAGGCGCGTCGGCGAGGTCTTCTTCCGCAAGGACGGGAGCAGTTTCCCGGTCGAGTTCACCAGTGCGCCGATGCGCGACGCGGACGAACCTCCCGGCTGCGTCGTGGTGTTCCACGACATCACCGAACGTCTCGAACAGGACCACCTGCTGCGCGACACCATCGCCGAACTGCAGGAAACGAACGTGCGTCTGGGCGAGACCCAGGGACAGCTGCTGCAGGCCGAGAAGCTTGCCGGCCTGGGGCAGCTCGCGGCCGGCGTCGCGCACGAGATCAACAACCCGATCGCCTTCATCCAGTCCGACATCGGGGCTTTCGAGAAATACCTGCAGGACATCTTCACGCTGATCGACGGCTACGAAGCCCTGATCCACCGCCAATCCGACACCGGCCTGCGCGGCGCGGCGACGCGGCTGCACGCTGATGCGGATCTCGATTTCATGCGCGACGACCTGCACACGCTGATTGCCGAGAGCCGCGACGGGCTGCGGCGGATTGCCCGCATCGTTGCCGACCTGAAGGACTTCTCGCGCGTCGACGACGACCAGGAGCTGGCCGAGGCCGACCTCGTGCAGGGACTGGAGAGCACCCTCAACGTCATGCATGCGACGATCGCCGAAAAGGCCGATGTCGTGCGCGACTACGCCCCGCTGCCGGCAGTGCGCTGCCAGGCCGGGCAGATCCATCAGGTGTTCGTCAACCTGCTGCTCAACGCGGTCCATGCGATCGAGCAACACGGCACGATCACCGTGAGCGCGCGCCATTGCGGCGATCAGGTGTGCATCGAGGTCCGGGACACGGGACGCGGCATGGAGGCGCACGAGCGGCAGCGCATGTTCGACCCCTTCTTCACGACGAAACCGGTCGGACAGGGCATCGGCCTCGGTCTGTCGGTCAGCTACAGCATCGTTCGCCGGCACGACGGCCGCTTCGAGGTCGATAGCGCCCCGGGACGCGGCACCGCGGTGCGGGTGTGGCTGCCGGTCAAGGGCCCGGCGGGCGTCAACGCATGA